From Nymphaea colorata isolate Beijing-Zhang1983 chromosome 6, ASM883128v2, whole genome shotgun sequence, a single genomic window includes:
- the LOC116255928 gene encoding glycine-rich cell wall structural protein 1.8-like codes for MIFTDRRREKKCLRTKQDGNDSSCDCNSGDHGTDTDPKEEDGGGGDLVVCVGVEVVDGVVSVGVVEDGGGGGDGVEGGLPGGGVRDGDDGGGEDGIARDDGGGEEEGGGDVELGGGGEEAGAEGGEEEAGAGGGGGGLDAGESTSGGVAIPNDDAHLCYARR; via the coding sequence ATGATCTTCACAGAcaggagaagagagaagaagtgCTTGAGAACAAAACAAGATGGCAATGACAGCAGCTGCGACTGCAATTCCGGCGATCACGGGACTGACACAGATCCGAAGGAAgaagacggaggaggaggggattTGGTAGTTTGTGTAGGAGTAGAAGTCGTGGACGGAGTAGTCAGTGTAGGAGTAGTAGAGGACGGAGGGGGAGGCGGAGATGGGGTAGAAGGAGGGCTACCAGGCGGGGGAGTTAGGGACGGAGACGACGGAGGAGGCGAGGACGGCATTGCCAGAGACGATGGAGGAGGGGAAGAGGAAGGCGGCGGGGACGTGgagttgggaggaggaggagaggaagcaGGGGCTgagggaggagaagaggaagcgGGGGctggaggaggtggaggcgggcTCGATGCAGGAGAAAGCACAAGTGGAGGGGTGGCCATCCCTAACGATGATGCTCATCTGTGCTATGCTCGCCGGTGA
- the LOC116256814 gene encoding uncharacterized protein LOC116256814: MGPPSLSILPPDSSELSPTSALLQDDASVSLNLPIHHHSSSPGPKRPAGAFFIFMVITTCISVSTAIAFGFLFFVSPTNTNHHPVQQPLENSRPLQKLQKPAVILISSDGFRFGYQFKTPTPNIHRLISNGTEAVTGLISVFPTLTFPNHYSIATGLYPAWHGIINNHFKDPVTNDSFNMQSHEPKWWLGEPIWETVVNNGLKAATYFWPGSEVHKGKWDCPPKYCKNYDGSVPFEERVDTVLSYFDLPDEERPVFMTLYFEDPDHQGHQVGPDDPLITEAVARIDRMIGRLIAGLEKRGVFEDVTTIMVGDHGMVGTCDGKLIFLDDLAPWIEVQHDWVQSYSPLLAIRPPPGSSPADVVAKMNEGLSSGKVKNGEYLKIFLKENLPSRLHYVDSYRIPPIIGLVAEGYKVEQKRSNRQECGGAHGYDNEFFSMRTIFIGHGPQFARGRKVPSFENIEIYNLIASILNLKVAPNNGTASFANSILLPAASS, from the coding sequence ATGGGGCCGCCTTCCCTCTCCATCCTACCTCCTGACTCTTCCGAGCTTTCCCCAACTTCTGCCCTTCTCCAAGACGACGCCTCTGTAAGCCTCAACCTCCCGATCCACCACCACTCCTCATCCCCAGGCCCCAAGAGGCCGGCTGGagccttcttcatcttcatggtaATCACGACTTGCATCTCTGTGTCAACTGCCATCGCCTTCGGGTTCCTCTTCTTCGTCTCCCCCACCAACACCAACCACCATCCTGTCCAGCAGCCTCTAGAGAACTCCAGACCCCTACAGAAGCTTCAGAAGCCGGCTGTGATTCTTATTTCCTCAGATGGGTTCCGATTTGGGTATCAATTCAAGACCCCAACTCCAAACATCCACAGGCTTATCTCTAATGGCACTGAAGCAGTAACAGGTTTGATATCGGTCTTCCCCACTTTGACATTTCCCAATCATTATTCCATTGCTACTGGACTCTACCCTGCATGGCATGGCATAATCAACAACCATTTTAAGGATCCTGTTACAAACGATAGTTTTAACATGCAAAGCCATGAGCCCAAGTGGTGGTTGGGTGAACCGATTTGGGAGACTGTGGTGAACAATGGTTTGAAGGCAGCTACCTATTTTTGGCCTGGATCAGAAGTCCATAAGGGGAAGTGGGACTGCCCACCAAAGTACTGTAAGAATTATGATGGCTCTGTGCCTTTTGAAGAGAGGGTTGATACCGTTTTGAGCTACTTTGATCTCCCTGATGAGGAGAGGCCTGTATTCATGACTCTATACTTTGAGGACCCAGATCACCAGGGCCACCAAGTTGGGCCCGATGATCCCTTGATCACGGAAGCAGTCGCTAGGATTGATCGGATGATCGGGAGATTGATTGCAGGGCTGGAGAAGAGAGGAGTGTTTGAGGATGTGACGACTATCATGGTTGGGGATCACGGTATGGTGGGTACATGTGACGGGAAGCTGATCTTTTTAGACGACCTGGCCCCTTGGATTGAAGTTCAGCACGATTGGGTTCAATCTTATAGCCCCCTGCTTGCGATAAGGCCTCCTCCTGGATCCTCGCCGGCCGACGTCGTTGCGAAGATGAATGAAGGACTGAGCTCTGGAAAGGTTAAGAATGGGGAGTACTTAAAGATTTTCCTTAAGGAGAATTTGCCCAGTAGGCTGCATTATGTAGACAGCTACCGAATTCCTCCGATTATTGGATTAGTTGCAGAAGGGTACAAAGTGGAGCAAAAGCGTTCCAACCGCCAGGAGTGTGGTGGTGCTCATGGATATGATAATGAATTCTTTTCTATGAGAACGATCTTTATTGGTCATGGACCTCAATTTGCAAGGGGCCGCAAGGTGCCATCGTTCGAAAACATTGAGATCTATAACTTGATTGCTTCTATTCTTAATTTAAAGGTGGCACCGAACAATGGGACGGCTTCTTTTGCCAACTCGAttcttcttcctgctgcatCAAGTTGA